The window CGGTGCGCATCGTGGCCATCGGCATGGCGATCCTGATGTCAGCCGGTCTGGTCGGATTGTCGGGCGTCGAGTTGCCGAATTTCTTCGGCGCACTCATCCTGTTGGGGATCGGCTGGAATTTCGGCTATATCGGCGCCACGGCCATGCTGACACGCGCCCATCGCCCCGAAGAGCGCGGCCGGGTTCAGGGCATCAATGATCTGTTCGTCTTTGGCTGCGTTTTCATCGCATCGCTGTCGTCTGGCGGGCTGATGAACTGCTCGGGCGGCACACCGCAAGCCGGTTGGAACGCGGTTAACCTGGCGATGGTGCCGTTCCTGGTGCTGGCAGGCGCGGCCCTGATCTGGCTTATGCGGCAGCGCCGTCTGGCCTGAAAAACCTGACAGCGCCGCGTGCGGGCTGCGCCTGAAAGGCGCGAATGCGCGGCGCTAGTTGCCCTGCGCCGCCTCATCCTCGCTGACGATTTGCGGCGCGGCAACCTCTGGCTCCGCGGCCTCTGACTGTGGATCATTGGCGGCAGGTCCGGTGCGGGCAAAGCTGTCCGACAGCTCGGCGGCAAGCCGGCTCTGGCTGGCCTCGTCATTTGTGGGCCAGATCAGAACAAAGCCCTCGGCGCGGCCATCGACGACGCGTCCCTCGGCGTGGGAAATGTGGGAATCGTTGCGACCGTCCAATGTGATGGCACCCGGCCTGACATCGCGGCGCGGCTTTGGCACCCAGCCAAGCGCAATTACCAGCCCCGACAGGTCCACCAGTTCCTGCTGACCGCCCGGCTGACTGAACAGGATCAGCGCCGCGCCAGACCCGTCACTGGGGCCATAGATCGACAGGGCGCGTTCATTGAAATCAAACGCCAGCTTGTCCAGCGGCGCGGTCACAGACAGGCCGGTATGCGGATCATCAAGCTGTGCCAGACCCATTTCGTCACGCCAGTCCGCCCGCCGCTCGATCAGCCGCAGCATCGCCGTCGCGGGATCGGGCGACAGCCGCTGCCCGACAATCTCGGCGTTGATCGCAGCGCGCGTCTTGGGGCCGGTGCGACCATCGATGGAGCCTTCGTAGTGGCCTGCCCACCGCAACGCGCGCTGAACCTCGTCCAGCGGCGGCATCTCGGCGGATTGTTCGGGCCCGTCGGGCAAATCAGGTGCGGCACCGGGCACAACAGCTGTGCCCATTTCGGCGGTTGTCGCCGTAAACGCATCGCCCGGCGCGGCATCGGCCGCCTTGAACATACTCAGCCATTGGGTTGCGGTCTCTTCCTTCAACGGCCCCAACCCGATGGCAAACCAGTCATTGGGCAACTGCCAAAGCCCCACATCAGGAAAGGTTTCGCGCCAGGTGACCAATGCCGCATCGGCCTCGGCCCGGTCCTGAAACGCCTCAAGGCGCATATAGTGGTCAGGTGCCATCGCCGCAGGCGGCGGTGCGCCAAGCGGGTTCAGGTCCATGTCCATGCTGGGCACGGTGACCGTCGCGGGCTGATCGTTGGCCGGCGCCTCCGCAGGCGTCGGGTCGGCGTCAGTTCCGTCAGCGTCAGCCTGGTCCGGTTCGGCCAGATCCGGCTCAACCGCCGGCGCCACCGTCAGCGCGACATCGCGGCCCGGCTCGGCCAGAAAGCTGTCGCCGGGTATCTTGCCCTCGGATTTCAACTGTTCGATCCGCAAGGCGGCCTCAGCGGGCGACATCGGCCCAAGCGCAATGCCGGTCCAGCCGCGCGGCAAAGGAAAGGTCACCACATCATCGAATTGCGCCTTCCAGCCTTCGACCGCCTCTGCTGTCGCAGCGGGTCCCCGTTTCGCCTCGATGCGGATAACGGCCTGACCGTCCTGCGCCAGTGCCGCGACCGGCAGAAAGCCCGCCAGAAGAAATCCGTGAATGCGCCGCATAAGCCGACCTCGCAATTGACCCTGTCCCTGCCCGCGCCTAGAAGGCGCAGGGCGTTTGCCTGATCTATCCAAAAGGTGTGTCATATGACCAGCCCCAACCGACCCCGCAGCTTTCAGGAAATCATCCTTCGACTGCAAAACTACTGGGCCGCGACGGGCTGCGCCATCCTTCAACCCTATGATATGGAGGTCGGCGCGGGCACATTTCACCCGGCGACCACCCTGCGCAGCCTTGGCGCGCGGCCCTGGGCTGCGGCCTATGTGCAGCCCTCGCGCCGCCCTACGGATGGGCGCTACGGTGAAAACCCCAACCGTCTGCAGCATTATTATCAATATCAGGTGATCATCAAACCGTCGCCCCCCGATCTGCAGGACCTCTATCTGGGCAGCCTGCGCGCCATCGGTCTGGACCCGATGATCCACGATGTCCGCTTTGTCGAGGATGACTGGGAAAGCCCGACCCTTGGTGCCTGGGGCCTTGGGTGGGAGGTCTGGTGCGACGGCATGGAGGTCAGCCAGTTCACCTATTTCCAGCAGGTCGGCGGGCATGACTGCCGCCCCGTCTCGGGAGAGCTGACCTATGGGCTGGAACGTCTGGCCATGTATATTCTGGCGGTCGAACATGTCATGGACATGCCGTTCAATGATCCCGACAGCCCGATCCCGCTGAGCTACGGCGATATCTTCCTGCAGACCGAGCAGGAATATTCGCGCTGGAATTTCGATCAGGTCGATACGGACATGCTGTTCCAGCACTTCAAGGATGCCGAGGATGAATGCGCCCGTATCCTTGCCGCAGCCGAAAAAGACAGCGCCGGTCGCCGCATTCCGATGGCACATCCCGCCTATGATCAGGCGATCAAGGCCAGCCATATCTTCAACTTGCTGGACGCGCGCGGCGTTATCAGCGTCACCGAACGTCAGGCCTATATCGGCCGCGTCCGCACGCTGGCCAAGGCCTGCGCCGATCTGTTCCTGACCACCAATGCTGCGCGCGCAGACGAGGCCGCATGAACTGGGGTAAAGTTGCCATTGTATCCATTTTTGTTGCCGCCATCGCGACAGGCGCGGGGGTCTGGTACGCGCAGGAATACGGCTATTACGAAAACATCGACCCCGCCGGGCCGGATGCAATCGTAACGGCGACATCGGCGGCTGATGGCGAACAGACCGATCTGCCGGTTGCGGATTTTCAGGGAATCAACGGCACTTCATCGCCGATCCGCTGGCGCGCCTGCTTCCAGCTGACAGAACAGCCGCTGCCCGACAGTCTGACGCCCTATGCGGGCGCGACGCCGCTGAACGCGCCGGGCTGGTTCGACTGCTTCGATGCCGAACAGATCGGCGATGACCTTGCCAGCGGCGCGGCCACCGCCGTGCTTGGCCAGGCCGATATCCGCCCCGATGTGGACCGCGTCCTGGCGATCTATCCCGATGGCCGCGCCTTTGGCTGGCACCAATATCTCGACAAGACCCCGGAACGCGGAGTGATGGACTGATGCCCGACCTGCTGATCGAACTTTTCTCCGAGGAAATCCCGGCCCGGATGCAGGCCCGCGCCCGTGCCGACCTGAAGAAACTGGTCACCGATGGGCTGGTCGAGGCCGGTCTGACCTATGCCAGCGCCGGTGCCTTTTCCACGCCGCGCCGCCTGACCCTGACCGTCGAAGGGCTGAACGATCACAGCCCGACCACGCGCGAGGAACGCAAAGGCCCCCGCACCGACGCCCCCGAAAAGGCGCTGGAGGGGTTCTTGCGGTCCACCGGCCTGACCAAAGATCAGTTGCAGGCGCGCGACGACAAGAAAGGCCAGGTCTGGTTCGCCACCATCGAGAAACCGGGCCGCGCGGCAGCCGAAATCGTGGCCGAGGTGCTGGAAGCCACCATCCGCAATTTTCCTTGGCCCAAATCCATGCGTTGGGGAACGGGCTCCCTGCGTTGGGTCCGCCCGCTGCATTCGATCCTCTGCATCCTGAGTGACGAGGCCGGCGCAACCGTCGTGCCGCTGACCGTGGACGGCATCACCGCGGGCGACAGCACGCGCGGCCACCGTTTCATGGCACCCGACGCGCTGACCGTCACCGGCTTTGACGACTACGCAGCCAAATTGCGCCGCGCCCATGTCATGCTGGACAGCGACGAACGCGCCCAGGCCATCGCGCAAGAGGCCCAGAACCTCGCCTTTGCGCGCGGATGGGAAATCGTCACCGATGACGCGCTGCTGGCAGAGGTCGCGGGCCTTGTCGAATGGCCCGTGCCGCTGATGGGCGTGATCGAGGACCGCTTTCTGGACCTGCCCCCCGAAGTGCTGCAAACCAGCATGAAGGAACACCAGAAATTCTTCTCGGCCCGCAACCCGAAAACCGGCCGGATCGAGGGCTTTGTCACCGTCGCCAATATCGAAACGCCCGATGACGGCGAAACCATCCTTGCGGGCAACCAGAAGGTGCTGGCCGCGCGCCTGTCGGACGCCGTGTTCTTCTGGGAAAACGACCTGCGCGAGGCGCAATCGGGCATGGAAAACTGGGCCGAGGGCCTGAAATCCGTGACCTTCCACAACCTGCTGGGCTCGCAGGCCGACCGTGTGGAGCGCATCGCGGCACTGGCCCGCGAAATCGCGCCGCTGGTCGGCGCAGACCCCGACCAAGCCGAGGAAGCCGCGCGGCTGGCCAAGCTGGACCTGCGCAGCGCCATGGTCGGTGAGTTTCCCGAACTGCAAGGCACGATGGGGCGGTATTATGCGCTGGCGGCAGGCTATCCCGACGCCGTCGCCGATGCTGCGCGGGATCACTATTCTCCGCTTGGCCCGTCCGATGATGTGCCAACCGAGCCAGTCTCTGTCGCCGTCGCACTGGCCGACAAAATCGACACGCTGACAGGGTTCTGGGCGATTGATGAAAAGCCGACGGGGTCAAAGGATCCGTTTGCGCTCCGGCGGGCGGCTTTGGGCGTAACTCGGTTGATCCTTGAAAATCAACTGCGTGTTGGCTTGAAGCGGGCATTTGATCGTTCGTTTTATAGACACGATTGCCAAGTATTCGATAAGGCTGCAGATGAACGCGCCGACTCCTATACAGAGTTGCGTGACCTTTTGATCCAAACGGACCTGCAACAAACATTCAAGTCCGTTGCTTCAGAGGCGCTTTGGGAGCAAATATGCGAACAGCATCCCTTGAAAGCGCCATTAGGTTTCTTCGAAGAGCATCCGCTCTCATCCGACCTCATCTCCTTCCTACACGACCGCCTCAAGGTCTATCTCCGCGACCAGGGCATCCGCCACGACATCATCGACGCGGTGCTGGCGCAGCCCGGCAATGACGACCTCGTGCAGGTCGTGAACCGCGCCACCGCGCTGAACGACATGATGAAGACCGATGATGGCCAAAACCTGACCCAGGGCCTGAAACGCGCCAGCAACATCCTCGCGCAGGCCGAGGAAAAGGACGGCGTGGAATACAGCTTTGGCGCGGATGAGAAATTCGCGGAAACCGATTCCGAACGCGCGCTGTTTGCCGCGCTGGATCAGGCCGAACCGGCGATCAAAAAGGCCGTCGCCGGCGAAGACTTCCCCGCCGCCATGACCGCCATCGCCCATCTGCGCGGCCCGATTGATCGGTTCTTTGACGATGTGCAGGTCAATTCCGACAATCAGATCCTGCGCCGGAACCGTCTGAACCTGCTGTCACGCATCCGCAGCATCGGCCGCGAGATCGCGGATTTTCCGGCAATCGAAGGCTGAGGCAGCACCCGAACCGAACTGAATCATAGCCCAAGGTCGATGTCCCGAGGCGAACAAATTGTCTTTTCGGTCAATTGCATTGGTCCGAACGCCAAATACCTTTGCTCGGTTAGCACTTTTGAAATAACCTTTGCTTCACAGTGCCATAGGCCAGAAACCTAACGAATCATCGACTGCACAATCTGCAGCTTGGTGGAAACAGCGAGTGCCAATGCCGACCTACACGCCCACCTATATCCATCTTGGCAACACTCCGACCCTGTTCAACGCCGATTACAGCACCGGCAGCGCAACCAGCCTGGCCGAGGCCAACGCATTCGCCAGCACCAATCTGACTTATGACGCCTCTGAGATGCAGGGGGTGCAGATCAGCGCCGACAGTACCAACGCCTTCAATATCGAGCGCGGCTCTTCGCTGATCGACTATACGATCCAGCAATATGACGCGAATGGCGACCCGATCTCATCAACCGACGTCGAAAACGTGGTGTATGCTGGTCATATCGTCATGGATATCACGGTCGCGACGCAGCGCCTGTCAGCCGACGGAACGATGATCGAGGACGGCCCCGACGTCGATCTGCGCGCCGTCGTCATCCAGATGTCCAACGGCGACATGTTTGTCCGCCCCTATTATCTGGACGTCCAGATCTGGGAGGACACGCTGAACGAATACGGCATTGCCGAGATCGCGCTGAACAACGTGCACACGTTTACCGATGGCACGGACCCGGACACGAATACGGATCGCGGCGTTGGCGGATTGAACGGCGAGGCGTCCTTTCCTCCGCGGTTTGTCGGCAAGCTGGACGAACCTGTGCCCTGCTTTGCCGCGGGAACACTGATCGACACGCCCACCGGCCCGGTACCCGTCGAAACGCTGGAAATCGGCTCGCTGGTGATGACACGCGATCATGGCGCACAGCCGGTGCACTGGATCGCGCGCAAACTGCTGGACGCCGCCGAACTGACCCGGCGCTCGCATTTGCACCCGATCCGCATCAGCCCCGGCGCATTGGGCGATGGCACCCCGACCACCGATCTGGTCGTCTCGCCGCAGCACCGGGTGCTGGTTCGGTCGCCGATCGCACAGAGGATGTTTGGCACCGCAGAGGTTCTTGTCGCTGCCAAGGCGCTGGTTGGTGTCGATGGCGTTGCCGTCGCGGATGACATCAAGCAGGT is drawn from Paracoccus tegillarcae and contains these coding sequences:
- a CDS encoding peptidoglycan-binding domain-containing protein yields the protein MRRIHGFLLAGFLPVAALAQDGQAVIRIEAKRGPAATAEAVEGWKAQFDDVVTFPLPRGWTGIALGPMSPAEAALRIEQLKSEGKIPGDSFLAEPGRDVALTVAPAVEPDLAEPDQADADGTDADPTPAEAPANDQPATVTVPSMDMDLNPLGAPPPAAMAPDHYMRLEAFQDRAEADAALVTWRETFPDVGLWQLPNDWFAIGLGPLKEETATQWLSMFKAADAAPGDAFTATTAEMGTAVVPGAAPDLPDGPEQSAEMPPLDEVQRALRWAGHYEGSIDGRTGPKTRAAINAEIVGQRLSPDPATAMLRLIERRADWRDEMGLAQLDDPHTGLSVTAPLDKLAFDFNERALSIYGPSDGSGAALILFSQPGGQQELVDLSGLVIALGWVPKPRRDVRPGAITLDGRNDSHISHAEGRVVDGRAEGFVLIWPTNDEASQSRLAAELSDSFARTGPAANDPQSEAAEPEVAAPQIVSEDEAAQGN
- a CDS encoding glycine--tRNA ligase subunit alpha is translated as MTSPNRPRSFQEIILRLQNYWAATGCAILQPYDMEVGAGTFHPATTLRSLGARPWAAAYVQPSRRPTDGRYGENPNRLQHYYQYQVIIKPSPPDLQDLYLGSLRAIGLDPMIHDVRFVEDDWESPTLGAWGLGWEVWCDGMEVSQFTYFQQVGGHDCRPVSGELTYGLERLAMYILAVEHVMDMPFNDPDSPIPLSYGDIFLQTEQEYSRWNFDQVDTDMLFQHFKDAEDECARILAAAEKDSAGRRIPMAHPAYDQAIKASHIFNLLDARGVISVTERQAYIGRVRTLAKACADLFLTTNAARADEAA
- a CDS encoding DUF6446 family protein codes for the protein MNWGKVAIVSIFVAAIATGAGVWYAQEYGYYENIDPAGPDAIVTATSAADGEQTDLPVADFQGINGTSSPIRWRACFQLTEQPLPDSLTPYAGATPLNAPGWFDCFDAEQIGDDLASGAATAVLGQADIRPDVDRVLAIYPDGRAFGWHQYLDKTPERGVMD
- the glyS gene encoding glycine--tRNA ligase subunit beta, yielding MPDLLIELFSEEIPARMQARARADLKKLVTDGLVEAGLTYASAGAFSTPRRLTLTVEGLNDHSPTTREERKGPRTDAPEKALEGFLRSTGLTKDQLQARDDKKGQVWFATIEKPGRAAAEIVAEVLEATIRNFPWPKSMRWGTGSLRWVRPLHSILCILSDEAGATVVPLTVDGITAGDSTRGHRFMAPDALTVTGFDDYAAKLRRAHVMLDSDERAQAIAQEAQNLAFARGWEIVTDDALLAEVAGLVEWPVPLMGVIEDRFLDLPPEVLQTSMKEHQKFFSARNPKTGRIEGFVTVANIETPDDGETILAGNQKVLAARLSDAVFFWENDLREAQSGMENWAEGLKSVTFHNLLGSQADRVERIAALAREIAPLVGADPDQAEEAARLAKLDLRSAMVGEFPELQGTMGRYYALAAGYPDAVADAARDHYSPLGPSDDVPTEPVSVAVALADKIDTLTGFWAIDEKPTGSKDPFALRRAALGVTRLILENQLRVGLKRAFDRSFYRHDCQVFDKAADERADSYTELRDLLIQTDLQQTFKSVASEALWEQICEQHPLKAPLGFFEEHPLSSDLISFLHDRLKVYLRDQGIRHDIIDAVLAQPGNDDLVQVVNRATALNDMMKTDDGQNLTQGLKRASNILAQAEEKDGVEYSFGADEKFAETDSERALFAALDQAEPAIKKAVAGEDFPAAMTAIAHLRGPIDRFFDDVQVNSDNQILRRNRLNLLSRIRSIGREIADFPAIEG
- a CDS encoding Hint domain-containing protein, encoding MPTYTPTYIHLGNTPTLFNADYSTGSATSLAEANAFASTNLTYDASEMQGVQISADSTNAFNIERGSSLIDYTIQQYDANGDPISSTDVENVVYAGHIVMDITVATQRLSADGTMIEDGPDVDLRAVVIQMSNGDMFVRPYYLDVQIWEDTLNEYGIAEIALNNVHTFTDGTDPDTNTDRGVGGLNGEASFPPRFVGKLDEPVPCFAAGTLIDTPTGPVPVETLEIGSLVMTRDHGAQPVHWIARKLLDAAELTRRSHLHPIRISPGALGDGTPTTDLVVSPQHRVLVRSPIAQRMFGTAEVLVAAKALVGVDGVAVADDIKQVEYVHFLLQQHEVVIANGALTESLYLGPEAIKAIGQKAIDELLSIFPELSDQHDAPTPARPLISVHRAKGLARRHQKNSKGLIGQ